The genomic segment GAGGCGATCGGCTACCACCCGCAGGTGATTCTCGCCGGCCGGCGCATCAACGACGGCATGGGCAAGCATGTCGCCGAGCAGACCGTCAAGCAGCTGATTCAGGCTGACAGGGCGGTCAAGGGTGCGCGCATCCTGGTGCTGGGGCTGACCTTCAAGGAAAACTGTCCCGACATCCGCAACACCCGGGTGGTCGACATCATCGCCGAACTCAAGGAGTACGGCATCGAGGTCCTGGTCCACGACCCCCTGGCCGAGCCGGAGGAGGCGCGGCGCGAATACGGCATCGAGCTGGTGGATATCAACACCGAGGGGGACAGTCCCTCTTGTTCAAAGGGACTGTCCCCCTCCTTCGACGGCATCGTCTGGGCGGTCG from the Geothermobacter hydrogeniphilus genome contains:
- a CDS encoding UDP binding domain-containing protein, with translation EAIGYHPQVILAGRRINDGMGKHVAEQTVKQLIQADRAVKGARILVLGLTFKENCPDIRNTRVVDIIAELKEYGIEVLVHDPLAEPEEARREYGIELVDINTEGDSPSCSKGLSPSFDGIVWAVAHDVFADLTPARLRTLCGDRPGVLMDVKGARDRAEVEAAGLRYWSL